In Xyrauchen texanus isolate HMW12.3.18 chromosome 35, RBS_HiC_50CHRs, whole genome shotgun sequence, one DNA window encodes the following:
- the LOC127628387 gene encoding N-alpha-acetyltransferase 10-like isoform X1, producing the protein MNIRNARPEDLMNMQHCNLLCLPENYQMKYYFYHGLSWPQLSYIAEDEYGKIVGYVLAKMEEDPDDVPHGHITSLAVKRSHRRLGLAQKLMDQASRAMIENFNAKYVSLHVRKSNRAALHLYSNTLKFQISEVEPKYYADGEDAYAMKRNLTQMADEPRPNIYDVQLQKPGVRLWGSENLASQDTSVTGLVEKLTLQDGDSGGESKEMSEVSEATESTDVKDSSSDS; encoded by the exons ATGAACATACGCAACgcgcgg CCGGAGGATCTGATGAACATGCAGCATTGTAACCTGCTGTGTCTTCCAGAGAACTATCAGATGAAATATTACTTCTACCACGGCCTCTCCTGGCCTCAG CTGTCATATATAGCAGAGGATGAGTACGGTAAGATAGTGGGATACGTTTTGGCCAAAAT GGAGGAGGATCCTGATGATGTGCCACATGGACATATCACATCACTG gcaGTTAAACGCTCTCACAGGCGTCTTGGACTGGCACAGAAACTGATGGATCAGGCCAGCAGAGCCATGATTGAAAACTTCAATGCTAAATATGTTTCTTTACATGTTAGGAAGAG TAACCGGGCAGCCCTTCACTTGTACTCAAATACACTCAAGTTTCA AATCAGTGAAGTGGAGCCCAAATATTATGCAGATGGAGAAGATGCTTATGCCATGAAGAGGAATCTCACACAAATGGCAGATGAG CCCAGACCAAACATTTATGATGTGCAGTTGCAGAAACCAGGTGTGCGTCTGTGGGGATCAGAGAATCTGGCATCTCAGGACACATCCGTGACTGGCCTCGTGGAGAAGCTGACGTTGCAGGATGGAGACAGCGGAGGAGAGAGTAAAGAAATGAGCGAGGTCAGCGAGGCCACGGAGAGCACAGACGTCAAAGACTCCTCTTCAGACTCTTAA
- the LOC127628387 gene encoding N-alpha-acetyltransferase 10-like isoform X2, with protein MNIRNARPEDLMNMQHCNLLCLPENYQMKYYFYHGLSWPQLSYIAEDEYGKIVGYVLAKMEEDPDDVPHGHITSLAVKRSHRRLGLAQKLMDQASRAMIENFNAKYVSLHVRKSNRAALHLYSNTLKFQISEVEPKYYADGEDAYAMKRNLTQMADELQKPGVRLWGSENLASQDTSVTGLVEKLTLQDGDSGGESKEMSEVSEATESTDVKDSSSDS; from the exons ATGAACATACGCAACgcgcgg CCGGAGGATCTGATGAACATGCAGCATTGTAACCTGCTGTGTCTTCCAGAGAACTATCAGATGAAATATTACTTCTACCACGGCCTCTCCTGGCCTCAG CTGTCATATATAGCAGAGGATGAGTACGGTAAGATAGTGGGATACGTTTTGGCCAAAAT GGAGGAGGATCCTGATGATGTGCCACATGGACATATCACATCACTG gcaGTTAAACGCTCTCACAGGCGTCTTGGACTGGCACAGAAACTGATGGATCAGGCCAGCAGAGCCATGATTGAAAACTTCAATGCTAAATATGTTTCTTTACATGTTAGGAAGAG TAACCGGGCAGCCCTTCACTTGTACTCAAATACACTCAAGTTTCA AATCAGTGAAGTGGAGCCCAAATATTATGCAGATGGAGAAGATGCTTATGCCATGAAGAGGAATCTCACACAAATGGCAGATGAG TTGCAGAAACCAGGTGTGCGTCTGTGGGGATCAGAGAATCTGGCATCTCAGGACACATCCGTGACTGGCCTCGTGGAGAAGCTGACGTTGCAGGATGGAGACAGCGGAGGAGAGAGTAAAGAAATGAGCGAGGTCAGCGAGGCCACGGAGAGCACAGACGTCAAAGACTCCTCTTCAGACTCTTAA